TCCGTCCGAAGTCGAGGTCGTAGACGCGGACGCCGTCGCGGCTGGGTCGGGAGTTCTCGCCCCAGAAGACGTAGACCTTGCGGTAGGAACCGATGACGCTCCCGTCGCGTCCGATGAGGACGGCGGTGTTGTACTGCGTCCCGTCGGCGCGTTCGACGATGGGGCAGAGGACGTACATGCCGTACCGCTTGGCGAACCGGGCGATGGCGTCGGTCGTGGGTCCGGGGATGGGCTCGGCGGTCAGGCTCGCGAAGGCTTCGGGCAGGCAGGCGATATCGACGCCGTTCTCGCCGGAGGTTTCGAGGTGTTCGGCGGCGAGCTGCATCTTGGCGTCGTACTCGCCGCCGCAGCCGATGGCGATGGCGGACACGGTGACGGGTCTGCCGAGGACGGGCGTCATGGAGCAGGCTCCTTCCGGGGGCTGGGCGGCGCACGGGCGATGCGCCATCCTAGCCGACCGCTGTGCCCTCAGCAACGATGGCGCGGTTTGACGAACCCCCTCCCTAACCCTCCCCCGCCTAACCCTCCCCCGGGAGGGAACCATCGCTCATCACTGCGACGCGAAGGGAACCGCGCACCTACTTGCTGTGCTTCGCCAGGATCGCCTGGAGCCGCTCCCAGGACGCGATGCCCGCCTGCTTGTTGGGGTCCGCCAGGTCGTCCGTCTCCGCCGCCTGGCGCATGAAGGCATGTCCCGCGCCGTCGTAGATGACCGGCTCGTAGAACTTGCCGGCGGCTTTCATCAGCTCTTCGCTCTGCGGGATGGTTCCGTTGATGCGCTGGTCGTTGCCGCCGTAGAAGCCGTAGACGGGAGCCTTGATGCGGGCGATGTCCGCCGGATCGGTGGGCCCGCTGCCGTAGAAGACGCACGCGGCGACGAGGTCGGCGTGGTTCGTCGCGAACCGGAACGTCTGGCTGCCGCCCCAGCAGAAGCCGGCGACGGCGACCTTCCCGCTCGACGCGGGCTGCTTGGCGATGTACGCGGCGACGGCTTTCAGATCGGCGGTCACCTGGTCGGGCGGGAGCGCCCCGATAGCGCGGGTCGCCGCCGCCGTGTCCGCGAAGGAATCCGTGTTGCCGCCGCCGGGTCCCATGCCGGAGAGCAGGTCCGGGACGATGGCGACGTAGCCCGCCTCGGCGACCTGGTCGGCAAAGGCGCGCAGCCAGTCCGCCATGCCACGGTTCTCGTGGATCAGGATGAGCGCGAGCCGCTTGTCCGGCGCTTCGGGGTACGCGACGAACGAGGCGACGGAGCGGTCGCCCTGCTGGATTTCGACCCATTCGCTGTGTCGGGGCGAGTTGTTGAGGCGTTGATCGACTTCGTCGGGCTTCTGGTCCTGCGCCGTCTGCTTCTCGTCCACGTCCTTCTCCAATGCCGGGGCATCCTGCGCGCTCTGGCAGCCGAGGGCGGTAACGAGCACTAGGAGAGCGATTCGCCGCATGGGTTCCTCCTCATGTCTGGTGGCGGCGGGCAAGGCGAGCGTCCGCCGCAGGGCGTAGTCTAGCCCTGGCGGGTGGAGGGTGCAATGCGGCGTGCCGATGCCAGCGCCGGCCGTTTTTGCGCAGGCGACGCTCCAGAACGGGCCCGTGTTGCTTTGGGTTCGGGCAGGCCCGCGGCAGTAGACTCTTACAGTTGGATCAACTCGATCCTCGTGCCGCTGGGAGGAACACGGTAGGCGAACGGTTTCTGTGTGTTGGCAGCGAGCTCTTTCATGCGCGGCCAGTTGCGCACGAGTTGCTGTACGAGTTGGCAGTGAGTCAGGTTCTTACCACCTAAGAAGAACGCGCCAACTCGACAGCGCGTGAGGGTAGCTCGCTCAGCAGGACGGTAGCGAATCCGCTCGTCCCTGGTCACGATGAGCCAACCTCGCTGCCCAACGTCCTGGAGCCAGGCGACGTCAGCTGTACCGGCTGGGTACTCATCCAGAAGATGAGTCACGTTCTCGCCGAAGCCCTTCATACCATCTGCAAGCGGTTTGCCGAGATCTTCATCGATGAAGAACCTCATGCAGCCATCCGTTCCTCAAAGCAGATCGCTGCCTCAATGCAGTCCGTCTCCAGACCAAACCACCTGCGAACTGGCCCGATCTTGCGTCCCTCTGCGACATACAGATCGTACACATTCGCAGTCGTTATGCCGGTTCCGGCGACGGATGGGCTACCGAACGAGACCGCTGGGTCAACGACCACGCGTCGATCCGCGTCCGGTGGATACCAGCGCTGCGCCAGATCGGTGGAGCTGTCGAACTCGATCTCGTCAGCAAGCGCCTTGATGACGTCTGGAATGACCCACTGCCCGCCAGAGAGAAGCTTCATCATCGCCTCGCCTTCGTCTGCCTTCGCTGACTCCTTAACGGCGAGGAAGACCCCTCTACCATCCGTGAAAAAGCGCTGCCGCGCGAAGTGATCCGTACCGAGTATCTCCCTTGCCTCCTCCAACGCCTTCCTGAGCGTCTGCAGACTGATACCGTGGTCGAGGAATCGACGAACGAACAGCAGGTCCACGAGATCTAGAAACGAAGCATATGACGAGCCACCCGAATGTCGGATTACAGGCTCTTGCCGCCGGCGTTCGTCCCGATAAGCGTACGAGTACCCCTGCAACCAACGGTGCACGCGACCAGAGCTCAATCCGACAAGCCGCGCTGCTTCTGCAGCAAGGTACGCTGGTTGCCGCAGCGGCGATTGCCCAGTGGTCTCTAGCTGGTGCATGTGTGGCTCCTTAGAATGGCACTCCTAGCGACTCCTAGGCAGCAGCAGCTTACTCGATGCCCGCAGAGCGCACAAGACACACCATGCTACCGTTCTACGTCACTCCGTATGCTACACAATCACTTTGACCATGAGATAGGTCTCATACGGTCGCAAGCCCATCTCCCGCCGGAAGGCGATGCATTCGGCGATCGCTTCCTGGATGTTCTCGATGGCAGCCTGTTCTGTGGCTCCTTGCGAGATGCAGCCGGGGATCGCCGGGCATTCTGCCACGTAGCCGCCGGCTTCGTCGGAAGTCAGTATGACCTGCAGATAATCCGCTACGCCGGTCGCGTTTCGTCAACCGCTATCGCCGTTGCAGGCATGGTCCGTCGAACCACCCAATCCGTCGGGGCCATCTGGATGGAGGGTGTCACTAGCGACCCTTTCTCTCCCGTGTACGTGCCTGCTCAAGTGGCGATTATGCCACAGTCGAACGTGGCGCCGAAGGCTGGTCACCCACCCATCACCGCCCGCGTCAGCAGCGAGATGAGCACCGGCATCGCCGTCGAGAGAACCGCCAACGTTCTGTTGCCAAGGGATACCGGCGTTTGTCCGGCTATACCGATGGAGAGATGTTGAGGAACCGACCGAGTTCATCGTCGGTGCCAGTGTCAGCGCTCGGTAGACTCACGTATTGTCGGAGTCTCAACGTCGGCTTTGCGTTGAGTATCTCGGCGCTGTTTCCGCGCCCGGTTCAGGAACATAGCGACTAACGCTCCGAACTCCGCCGCAAGAACGCCCAATGAAGCGCCGACATACCCAAGGGAAATCATATATGCGGCAATGCCGGGCCACACCAGCACCGCAAGTATCGAAGCGACAGTCAAGCCCCACCGTTCATTGCGAACGTTCGCGTCGACCACTTTCCGCTCGATCGCCATTCGGTGATCGGACTGTTTCTCATACTGCTCAACGAAGATGCGCGTCGACCCAGGATGGTGACGTTCGCAAGTCTCAAGCAGGCCAGGAGGCGGGAACGGCCCAGAATAGGACTGGGTGCGCTGAATCGCGACCATCTGGGACGTGCCGGAGCTAGCCGAATTGCCGTTCGCCGGTTTGGGTTTCGATCTGCCTGACGAGTTCGCCATAGGCGGCTTGTGCGTCTGAACTGAGGCACTTCCAGTCCGCGAGGAACGCCTGCTTGTCCGCTTCTTCCGGCGTTGCGCTGACATTGTAGGTATCCAGACTACCAAACAGGTCGATCGTACGCGCGACGCCCTTCCAGAAGCTCGGCATGGCGAAGAGTCGGAACGTCGGCGAGTTCGTCACCGTTGTCAGATCGGTCATGGGAACATCGTCCTATGGTAATCTTGCCATGTGTGCTGTAGCCTCATTTAGCCACGCCATCGGACGTTTGTCAAGACATACATTGCCCGATGCAAGCAGTCTCCTGTATCGAGCGCGTTGGGGCTCACGTGCAATCGGTGAACCACATTGCGTTGGTCGTCGAACCAGCCCTGTGGGCCAGGCGTCCTAGCGGACACAAGCGATTACTGGATTCGGACTGCTCGTTCCCTGACTGCATCAGTCCTGTGCGGCTGCCGTGGATTCCGAATTGATCTCCATCACCCTCCACCCATCACCGCCCGCGTCAGCAGTGAGATGAGCACCGGCATCAGCGTCGACAGCACCGCCGCGATCCCCGCGATCCGCCACTTCGCCGCCTCCAGCTCCCGCAGGCGCTTCTCGTGGTCGTCGAAACGCGCCTCCTGCGACACCATCCGCGAGAGAATCTCCCCGACCTTGATATCCAGCCGCGTCAGGAGGTCGTGATCCTTCTCGACCAGCGACTCCAGCCGCGAGAAGAGCTCGTCCGTAGTCCGGACCCGCGCCTCGATCATCTCCATGTCACCCTCCCCAACGCTCATCGCCGAGCCAGCGGGCGAGCTCCGACGTCAGCGAGCGCGGCTTGTCGGCGCAGTGCAGGAGAATCCGCTCGCCGGCGTCCGTCTCCTCGCGCGTCTCGCGGAGAACCCGCGCCGACACATCCAGATCGCCCCCCTCGTGGTTCCGCCGATGCCGCGAGACGATCCGCACCAAATCCCCCGGCGCGAACGGCGCGTCACCCGCCAGCAGCTCGAACGTCAGCGCGACGCGCGGTTCCTTGTGCCGCGCCAGATACGCGTCGGCGTCCGCCTTCAGGTCGGCGAGCGTCATGTCGGGATACAAGGGAACCGCCTGCCGCACGCCGTACGTCGCCTGGCTCGCCGCGTCCTGCACGACGCATAGGAGCCGCTCCGACCCCTCGCCGTTGCCCACTGCGACGACGAAGTTCGCCAGCTCCGAATCGTCCCGCTCGCAGCGCAGCAGGTTCCCGTGAACCC
This window of the Candidatus Poribacteria bacterium genome carries:
- a CDS encoding carbon-nitrogen hydrolase family protein; this encodes MVPSRGRVRRGRVREGVRQTAPSLLRAQRSARMAHRPCAAQPPEGACSMTPVLGRPVTVSAIAIGCGGEYDAKMQLAAEHLETSGENGVDIACLPEAFASLTAEPIPGPTTDAIARFAKRYGMYVLCPIVERADGTQYNTAVLIGRDGSVIGSYRKVYVFWGENSRPSRDGVRVYDLDFGRISIFTCFDVNFPELWQEADELDVELVLWPSAYGGGMPLNAYAMLYHYPIVPVGWGNLIDITGENLADVLQPRPGQTIATLDLDRVLIHENFTGDKVRRLIDNGEAVIERHFEMEAWWLLRAAKPGVRARDLCKRDGIETLREYQQRSRRQINEIRFRGGLV
- a CDS encoding dienelactone hydrolase family protein, giving the protein MRRIALLVLVTALGCQSAQDAPALEKDVDEKQTAQDQKPDEVDQRLNNSPRHSEWVEIQQGDRSVASFVAYPEAPDKRLALILIHENRGMADWLRAFADQVAEAGYVAIVPDLLSGMGPGGGNTDSFADTAAATRAIGALPPDQVTADLKAVAAYIAKQPASSGKVAVAGFCWGGSQTFRFATNHADLVAACVFYGSGPTDPADIARIKAPVYGFYGGNDQRINGTIPQSEELMKAAGKFYEPVIYDGAGHAFMRQAAETDDLADPNKQAGIASWERLQAILAKHSK
- a CDS encoding DUF433 domain-containing protein, whose protein sequence is MEEAREILGTDHFARQRFFTDGRGVFLAVKESAKADEGEAMMKLLSGGQWVIPDVIKALADEIEFDSSTDLAQRWYPPDADRRVVVDPAVSFGSPSVAGTGITTANVYDLYVAEGRKIGPVRRWFGLETDCIEAAICFEERMAA
- a CDS encoding type II toxin-antitoxin system HicB family antitoxin codes for the protein MQVILTSDEAGGYVAECPAIPGCISQGATEQAAIENIQEAIAECIAFRREMGLRPYETYLMVKVIV
- a CDS encoding DUF2335 domain-containing protein, which translates into the protein MSAQRRKKRTSRRSSRTGSASVQTHKPPMANSSGRSKPKPANGNSASSGTSQMVAIQRTQSYSGPFPPPGLLETCERHHPGSTRIFVEQYEKQSDHRMAIERKVVDANVRNERWGLTVASILAVLVWPGIAAYMISLGYVGASLGVLAAEFGALVAMFLNRARKQRRDTQRKADVETPTIRESTER